Proteins from one Embleya scabrispora genomic window:
- a CDS encoding prolyl oligopeptidase family serine peptidase, whose protein sequence is MTRSVQPAEHAPHEIPLAPAAARGDTVDVLFGRPVPDPYRALEDPDAPATRAWSAAQDEWFHSHVDHLAGRDRLRARLDELFATGSTGLPCWRGGRHFLLRRDPGREHGVLFVVEADGSERELVDPIAIDPGGTTTLDQWVPSDEGDRLAYLLSTGGDEESRLYVLDVADGTRIEGPIDRMRDTSIAWLPGGEACYLVRRLPPEAVPEGEEQHHRRVYLHRIGTDPADDVEVFGAGADPGTYFGVGVSRDGRWLSVSSFSGTAPRNDLWLADLRAGPPERPVLRPVTVGLDALTGVRVGRDGRLYVFTDLDAPRGRLCVADPAAPGPEGWRDLIAEEPDAVLTGFAILDGPQAPRPTLLVARTRHAVGELAAYDPADGRLLGRPSLPGGSPGSIGGLAEHPEGGHEAWFGWSDYTAPSAVLRYDARTGAIDTWATAPGTATLPDVHVRQETYRSADGTTVRMFVIAPTAEPDRPRPAVLYGYGGFGISLGPAYSAGVLAWVEAGGVYAIANLRGGGEEGEQWHRAGMRGHKQHVFDDFHAAAEHLVARGWTTSDRLAASGGSNGGLLVGAALTQRPELYAAVACSMPLLDMVRYERFGLGRLWSDEYGTADVAEELLWLLGYSPYHHVRPGVAYPAVLFTVFDGDSRVDPLHARKMCAALQHASTSGRPVLLRAEAEVGHAARSVTRTVELTVDTLSFLAAHTGLDPDGPGSAPAGLGHGLGYGIDEGGDR, encoded by the coding sequence ATGACGCGCTCTGTGCAGCCCGCGGAACACGCCCCCCACGAGATCCCCCTCGCCCCCGCCGCCGCCCGTGGCGACACGGTCGACGTGCTGTTCGGTCGCCCCGTGCCGGATCCCTATCGCGCCTTGGAGGACCCGGACGCGCCGGCCACCCGCGCCTGGTCCGCCGCACAGGACGAGTGGTTCCACAGCCATGTGGACCATCTGGCCGGACGCGATCGGCTGCGGGCGCGCCTGGACGAACTGTTCGCCACCGGGTCGACGGGGCTGCCCTGTTGGCGCGGCGGGCGGCACTTCCTGCTCCGCCGCGACCCGGGGCGCGAGCACGGCGTGTTGTTCGTGGTCGAGGCGGACGGGAGCGAGCGGGAGCTGGTGGACCCGATCGCGATCGACCCGGGCGGCACCACCACGCTCGACCAGTGGGTGCCCTCCGACGAGGGCGACCGGCTGGCGTATCTGCTCTCCACCGGCGGGGACGAGGAGTCGCGCCTGTACGTGCTCGACGTCGCCGACGGCACCCGGATCGAGGGCCCGATCGACCGGATGCGGGACACCTCGATCGCCTGGCTCCCCGGCGGCGAGGCGTGTTACCTGGTGCGCCGACTGCCGCCGGAGGCGGTACCCGAGGGCGAGGAGCAGCACCACCGCCGGGTGTACCTGCACCGGATCGGCACGGATCCGGCCGACGACGTGGAGGTGTTCGGCGCGGGCGCCGATCCGGGCACCTACTTCGGCGTCGGGGTCAGCCGGGACGGCCGTTGGCTGAGCGTGTCCTCCTTCTCGGGCACCGCGCCGCGCAACGACCTGTGGCTGGCCGATCTGCGCGCGGGACCGCCGGAGCGGCCGGTGCTGCGACCGGTGACCGTGGGACTGGACGCGCTCACCGGGGTGCGGGTGGGCCGCGACGGACGGCTGTACGTGTTCACCGATCTGGACGCGCCGCGCGGCCGGCTGTGCGTGGCCGATCCGGCGGCGCCCGGGCCCGAGGGCTGGCGCGACCTGATCGCCGAGGAGCCGGACGCGGTACTGACGGGCTTCGCGATCCTGGACGGACCGCAGGCGCCCCGACCGACGCTGCTGGTCGCTCGGACCCGGCACGCGGTGGGCGAACTGGCCGCGTACGACCCGGCCGACGGGCGGTTGCTGGGCCGGCCGAGCCTGCCCGGCGGCTCGCCCGGATCCATCGGCGGCCTCGCCGAACACCCCGAGGGCGGACACGAGGCGTGGTTCGGCTGGTCGGACTACACCGCCCCGTCGGCGGTGTTGCGCTACGACGCGCGTACCGGGGCGATCGACACCTGGGCCACCGCGCCCGGCACCGCGACGCTGCCCGACGTACACGTGCGCCAGGAGACGTACCGCTCGGCCGACGGCACCACGGTGCGCATGTTCGTGATCGCGCCGACCGCCGAACCGGACCGCCCCCGGCCCGCCGTGCTCTACGGGTACGGCGGCTTCGGCATCTCGCTCGGCCCCGCCTACTCGGCGGGCGTACTCGCCTGGGTGGAGGCCGGCGGGGTGTACGCGATCGCCAACCTGCGCGGCGGCGGCGAGGAGGGCGAGCAGTGGCATCGAGCGGGCATGCGCGGGCACAAGCAACACGTGTTCGACGACTTCCACGCCGCCGCGGAGCACCTGGTCGCCCGCGGGTGGACCACGTCCGACCGGCTCGCCGCGTCCGGCGGCTCCAACGGCGGACTGCTCGTCGGCGCCGCGCTGACCCAGCGGCCCGAGTTGTACGCGGCCGTGGCCTGCTCGATGCCGCTGCTCGACATGGTCCGCTACGAGCGCTTCGGCCTGGGGCGGTTGTGGTCCGACGAGTACGGCACCGCCGACGTGGCGGAGGAACTGCTCTGGCTGCTGGGCTACTCGCCCTATCACCACGTGCGCCCGGGTGTGGCGTATCCGGCGGTGCTGTTCACCGTGTTCGACGGGGACAGCCGGGTGGATCCGCTGCACGCGCGCAAGATGTGCGCGGCCCTGCAACACGCGAGCACGAGCGGGCGCCCGGTGCTGCTGCGGGCCGAGGCCGAGGTGGGCCACGCGGCCCGCTCGGTCACCCGCACGGTCGAACTGACCGTGGACACCCTCTCCTTCCTGGCCGCGCACACCGGCCTCGATCCGGATGGGCCCGGCTCCGCGCCGGCCGGGCTCGGGCACGGCCTCGGGTACGGGATCGACGAAGGCGGGGATCGGTGA
- the malQ gene encoding 4-alpha-glucanotransferase encodes MEEPRVSQLSPELVRLASAFGVATEYEGWRGEAVYAAPATVIAVLGALGVDASTPEAARAALAAQDEARRTRLLPPVLVLRAGRAAGFTVNVPVGHRVELWIELEDGGIRRDVGPGPGPGPGGDPIGAHRIPSDLPLGWHTLHARCSPAPEESLGSGGVASADGEGVYASCAIAITPAVLPVPAERSWGYMVQLYSLPSRRSWGIGDLADLADLATWSARAQGAGFVLVNPLHAASPVLPVEASPYLPVSRRFPDPMYVRVEAVPEFAYLSPVERAVAEELRASAGDGSDGADRLDRDAVRTAKRAALALVHKVPRSLGRDADYRAFIAREGQWLTDFATWCALVEEYGPTWRDWPEELHDPDSAEVAAARERLAGTVDFHRWTQWVLADQLRAAQEAATRAGMPVGVVHDLAVGVHPDGADAWVLGSTRGGGVLALGATGGAPPDAMNQIGQDWNQPPWHPQRLAEAGYAPYRELLRAVFRHAGAVRVDHVLGLFRFWWVPKGNSPAEGAYVRYDHEAMVGILALEAHRAGAVVIGEDLGTVEPWVRTYLAERGILGTSVLWFERDDKGRPLPPEQWRASSLATVTTHDLPPTAARLAGEHIDLWERLHLLVRDVEVERAEDLADREQWLELLRRRGYLRPGAGERETVEALHRLLAAAPCRLLGVWLPDGVGDRRPQNLPGTSTEYPNWLLPVADGEGRRVCLEDLPVDPRAVSLARALRGR; translated from the coding sequence ATGGAGGAACCACGCGTATCGCAGTTGTCCCCCGAATTGGTCCGGCTCGCCTCCGCGTTCGGGGTGGCCACGGAGTACGAGGGGTGGCGCGGCGAGGCCGTGTACGCCGCCCCCGCGACGGTGATAGCGGTGCTCGGCGCACTCGGGGTGGACGCGTCGACGCCCGAGGCGGCCCGGGCCGCGCTGGCGGCCCAGGACGAGGCGCGCCGGACCCGGCTGCTGCCTCCGGTGCTGGTGCTGCGGGCGGGCCGCGCGGCCGGCTTCACGGTCAATGTGCCGGTGGGACACCGGGTCGAGTTGTGGATCGAACTGGAGGACGGCGGGATCCGGCGCGACGTCGGTCCCGGCCCGGGGCCCGGCCCGGGGGGTGACCCGATCGGGGCCCACCGCATCCCCTCCGACCTGCCGCTGGGCTGGCACACCCTGCACGCGCGCTGCTCGCCCGCGCCGGAGGAGTCGTTGGGCTCGGGTGGCGTGGCGAGTGCGGACGGCGAGGGGGTGTACGCGTCGTGTGCGATCGCGATCACCCCGGCCGTGCTGCCCGTGCCGGCGGAGCGGTCGTGGGGCTACATGGTCCAGCTCTACTCGCTGCCCTCGCGCCGCTCGTGGGGCATCGGCGACCTGGCCGACCTGGCCGACCTGGCCACCTGGTCGGCGCGTGCGCAGGGGGCCGGGTTCGTACTGGTCAACCCGCTGCACGCGGCTTCGCCGGTGCTGCCGGTGGAGGCCTCGCCGTATCTGCCGGTGAGCCGTCGCTTTCCGGATCCGATGTACGTGCGGGTCGAGGCCGTGCCCGAGTTCGCGTATCTGAGCCCGGTCGAGCGGGCCGTCGCCGAGGAGTTGCGGGCCTCGGCGGGCGACGGGTCGGACGGCGCGGATCGACTGGACCGGGACGCGGTCCGCACGGCCAAGCGGGCCGCCCTCGCGCTGGTCCACAAGGTGCCGCGGAGTCTGGGGCGCGACGCCGACTACCGGGCGTTCATCGCGCGTGAGGGCCAGTGGCTGACCGACTTCGCCACCTGGTGTGCGCTGGTCGAGGAGTACGGCCCGACCTGGCGCGACTGGCCCGAGGAACTGCACGACCCGGACTCGGCCGAGGTCGCCGCGGCGCGCGAACGGCTGGCCGGGACGGTCGACTTCCACCGCTGGACCCAGTGGGTGCTGGCCGATCAGCTGCGCGCCGCGCAGGAGGCCGCGACCCGGGCGGGCATGCCGGTGGGCGTGGTGCACGACCTCGCGGTGGGCGTGCACCCCGACGGGGCTGACGCGTGGGTGCTCGGCTCGACCCGGGGCGGCGGGGTGCTGGCGCTCGGGGCGACGGGCGGGGCGCCGCCGGACGCGATGAACCAGATCGGGCAGGACTGGAACCAGCCGCCCTGGCATCCGCAGCGGTTGGCCGAGGCCGGCTATGCGCCGTACCGGGAACTGCTGCGCGCGGTTTTTCGGCACGCGGGCGCGGTGCGGGTGGACCACGTGCTCGGGCTGTTCCGGTTCTGGTGGGTGCCGAAGGGCAACAGCCCCGCCGAGGGCGCCTATGTGCGCTACGACCACGAGGCCATGGTCGGCATCCTGGCCCTGGAGGCGCATCGCGCGGGCGCGGTGGTGATCGGCGAGGACCTGGGCACGGTGGAGCCGTGGGTGCGCACCTATCTCGCCGAGCGCGGGATCCTGGGCACCTCGGTGTTGTGGTTCGAGCGCGACGACAAGGGCCGGCCGCTGCCGCCCGAGCAGTGGCGGGCGAGTTCGCTGGCGACGGTGACCACGCACGATCTGCCGCCCACCGCGGCCCGGCTGGCGGGGGAGCACATCGACCTGTGGGAGCGGCTGCACCTGTTGGTGCGGGACGTGGAGGTGGAGCGGGCCGAGGATCTGGCCGACCGCGAGCAGTGGCTCGAACTGCTGCGCCGGCGCGGGTATCTGCGGCCGGGCGCGGGCGAGCGGGAGACGGTCGAGGCGCTGCATCGGCTGCTCGCGGCCGCGCCGTGCCGGCTGCTGGGGGTGTGGCTGCCGGACGGGGTGGGCGATCGGCGGCCGCAGAACCTGCCGGGCACCTCGACCGAGTATCCGAACTGGCTGCTGCCGGTCGCCGACGGCGAGGGGCGGCGGGTCTGTCTGGAGGACCTGCCGGTGGATCCGCGCGCGGTGTCGTTGGCGCGGGCGCTGCGGGGTCGCTAG
- a CDS encoding HNH endonuclease, with protein MPHSLVLNASYEPLCVVPVRRALILVLNDKAMCLEETGTILHSATTEIPVPSVIRLTRFVRIPFRGQVPLTRRALFARDGGRCVYCGSAATSVDHVVPRSRGGRHTWDNVVSACRRCNHVKSDRYIAELGWRMPRPPSQPTGLAWRILGTGFRDPRWEPYLAPYGAQEAGFDHFDQVASA; from the coding sequence GTGCCGCATTCGCTGGTCCTCAACGCGTCGTACGAGCCCCTGTGCGTGGTGCCCGTTCGCCGCGCACTGATTCTCGTGCTGAACGACAAGGCAATGTGCCTGGAAGAGACAGGCACCATCCTGCACAGCGCCACCACCGAGATTCCCGTACCCAGTGTCATCAGGCTGACCCGTTTTGTCCGAATCCCCTTTCGGGGCCAGGTCCCGCTCACCCGCCGCGCGCTGTTCGCCCGCGACGGAGGGCGTTGTGTCTACTGCGGAAGCGCCGCCACCAGCGTCGACCACGTCGTCCCCCGCAGCCGCGGTGGCCGGCACACGTGGGACAACGTGGTCTCGGCGTGTCGTCGCTGCAATCACGTCAAGAGCGACCGCTACATCGCCGAACTGGGCTGGCGAATGCCGCGCCCACCATCCCAACCCACCGGCCTGGCGTGGCGGATCCTCGGTACCGGGTTCCGCGATCCACGCTGGGAGCCCTACCTGGCGCCGTACGGTGCGCAGGAAGCGGGCTTCGACCATTTCGACCAGGTCGCGAGCGCCTAG